Proteins encoded within one genomic window of Citricoccus muralis:
- a CDS encoding MFS transporter, with product MTDTLTRSSTEEITPRDVKIASWICFFAWTSAVYDFVLFGNLLPELAADLGWSEPQSTQINTWVTLGTALVAFSIGPIADRMGRRKGILIAVTGAAMASLLTATVGWVSGIAAGLGIVFLVLVRSLAGLGYAEQAINAAYLNEMYATQADDPVRARRRGLIYSLVQSGWPVGSVLAAGSVYLLMPIGGWQLCFVVAALPVVFILWAGRYLKESPQFSGQSQDETGSTSLVDVFRGESLRATVFIGLPFMLTWFGVLAFSILGTSFLTSGKNISFDSALTVLVISNATAFVGYLFHGWLGDRIGRRNTIGLAWIACSVCFTAMLFAPDGNFPLIVALYSAGLFFLIGPFSALLFFTGESFPVETRATGAALVNAMGQVGAIFAGILVTGILAAGQGWITAGMIAGCLPILLAGLLVFGARNVSPETVRAD from the coding sequence ATGACTGACACACTGACCCGTTCATCGACGGAAGAGATCACACCCAGGGACGTGAAGATCGCCTCCTGGATCTGCTTCTTCGCCTGGACCAGCGCCGTCTACGACTTCGTTCTCTTCGGCAACCTGCTCCCCGAGCTGGCAGCCGATCTGGGCTGGAGCGAGCCGCAGTCCACGCAGATCAACACCTGGGTCACCCTGGGCACCGCTCTCGTGGCGTTCTCCATCGGTCCGATTGCCGACCGCATGGGCCGACGCAAGGGTATCCTCATCGCGGTGACCGGGGCCGCCATGGCCTCGCTGCTCACAGCGACGGTCGGCTGGGTCAGCGGCATCGCGGCAGGGCTGGGGATCGTCTTCCTCGTGCTGGTGCGCTCGCTGGCCGGGCTGGGCTACGCCGAGCAGGCGATCAACGCCGCCTACCTCAACGAGATGTACGCGACCCAGGCCGATGATCCGGTGCGGGCGCGTCGCCGTGGCCTCATCTACTCGCTGGTGCAGTCGGGGTGGCCCGTCGGCTCCGTGCTCGCCGCCGGATCGGTGTATCTGCTGATGCCCATCGGTGGCTGGCAGCTCTGCTTCGTCGTCGCCGCCCTGCCCGTGGTGTTCATCCTCTGGGCCGGCCGCTATCTGAAAGAGAGCCCCCAGTTCTCCGGACAGTCGCAGGACGAGACGGGCTCGACGTCGCTGGTGGACGTCTTCCGCGGAGAATCGCTGCGTGCCACCGTCTTTATCGGGCTGCCGTTCATGCTCACCTGGTTCGGTGTGCTCGCTTTCTCGATCCTGGGGACCTCGTTTTTGACGTCGGGTAAGAACATCAGCTTTGACAGCGCCCTGACCGTGCTGGTGATCTCGAACGCGACCGCCTTCGTGGGGTACCTGTTCCACGGCTGGCTGGGTGACCGGATCGGACGCCGCAACACCATCGGCCTGGCCTGGATCGCATGCTCCGTGTGCTTCACCGCGATGCTCTTCGCCCCCGACGGCAACTTCCCGCTGATTGTGGCGCTGTACAGCGCCGGGCTGTTCTTCCTGATCGGGCCGTTCTCCGCGCTGCTGTTCTTCACAGGGGAGAGCTTCCCGGTGGAGACCCGCGCCACCGGTGCCGCCCTGGTCAACGCCATGGGTCAGGTGGGGGCGATCTTCGCCGGGATCCTGGTGACCGGGATACTCGCGGCCGGTCAGGGGTGGATCACCGCCGGTATGATCGCAGGTTGCCTGCCGATCCTGCTGGCCGGGCTGCTGGTGTTCGGGGCGCGTAACGTCAGCCCGGAGACGGTGCGGGCGGACTGA
- the ehuA gene encoding ectoine/hydroxyectoine ABC transporter ATP-binding protein EhuA, translating to MVPTEARTGGDQTPVIEFRDVEKRFGDNVVLKDLNFTVARGERVTLIGPSGSGKTTILRLVMTLEELTGGYIYVDGEPLSHEDRDGKRVPVSKSQQKRLRTRIGMVFQQFNLFPNMTVLENIIEAPVHVLGMSKRDATDKAHRLLEQVGLPDKANAHPTSLSGGQQQRVAIARALAMDPEILLLDEVTSALDPEVVGDVLEILREVAETTNVTMLIVTHEMGFARDVSHRVMMFDGGRVIEDGPPEKIFSHPEHERTQQFLSAVLRD from the coding sequence GTGGTGCCCACCGAAGCCCGCACCGGCGGGGACCAGACGCCCGTCATCGAGTTCCGCGACGTCGAGAAGCGCTTCGGCGACAACGTGGTGCTCAAAGACCTGAACTTCACGGTCGCCCGCGGCGAGCGCGTCACCCTGATCGGGCCCTCGGGCTCCGGCAAGACCACCATCTTGCGCCTGGTGATGACCCTGGAGGAACTCACCGGCGGCTATATCTACGTCGACGGCGAACCCCTGAGCCACGAAGACCGCGACGGCAAGCGCGTCCCGGTGTCGAAGAGCCAGCAGAAGCGACTGCGCACCCGCATCGGCATGGTGTTCCAGCAGTTCAACCTGTTCCCCAATATGACGGTGCTCGAGAACATCATCGAGGCACCCGTGCACGTGCTGGGAATGTCGAAACGAGACGCCACCGACAAGGCTCACCGACTCCTCGAGCAAGTGGGGCTGCCCGACAAGGCCAACGCGCACCCGACGTCGCTCTCCGGCGGGCAGCAACAGCGCGTGGCCATCGCCCGCGCCCTGGCCATGGACCCGGAGATCCTGCTGCTCGACGAGGTCACCTCCGCCTTGGACCCCGAAGTCGTCGGCGACGTGCTCGAGATCCTGCGCGAGGTCGCCGAAACCACCAACGTGACCATGTTGATCGTCACCCACGAGATGGGCTTCGCCCGGGATGTCTCCCACCGGGTGATGATGTTCGACGGCGGCCGCGTGATCGAGGACGGCCCGCCCGAGAAGATCTTCAGCCACCCGGAGCACGAACGCACCCAGCAGTTCCTCTCCGCCGTGCTCCGGGACTGA